The sequence below is a genomic window from Theobroma cacao cultivar B97-61/B2 chromosome 6, Criollo_cocoa_genome_V2, whole genome shotgun sequence.
GAATGGAATAACCATTTCCTCTCTATTCCTAATCCTcctttaacattttatttggttgggTATACAGAAAGATGAGGGCATAGCTAATATCAAATCTCGTTGGTATTAACTATTCCAAAAAATAAGGAATAGAATAAAAgcattaataaagaaaaatgtcCTTCATTAAGTTAAAGAATTACCATATCATATAAAATacattttgttcattttttacaatttctttctttctttacacAACTACCTCTCTCCTTCTCTtactaaaacaaaataaatttaaaatataaaaaaaaattaaaatgaatttaaaataaaaagatttaagttttaattatacattataaaaagttaatattttaaacttaaatattaaattaaaattttaattataaatattttatattttaatattttaaaaataaataatgaaattaatgttttaattaatattttagtttaaaaattaaatattataataaataatatttttatcatttatcatttattttttacttatttttaaaactatttcTATCaaccaaatattaaaataatttatactaataatttttatcttattcCATCTCaataaatcaaactaaataataactattcatctattattctattcttacgaaataactattctattttcACTTTATTCCTTCCTCCGAACCAAACCAAAGACACCCTTAgttcaattgaaaaagaattttgtgTAACATATTTACAACCAataatagtaattaattaattttaatttagagtGAATTTCTCATGTAGTCAATAGTCATCTAGATCTTTTAAGTAGGGATGATTGTATCAAAGTAAAACTGAGTTAGAGCTCATCACACAATGAGTGGTGGCTGGCATACTTTTTAATCCCAcagaaaagaatttatgacATTTTTAGTTCAAACTCTGTAGTCTTATACAATTgcaattacaaataaaaatccaAGGGAAATTGCTGATTTAAGCCGATGATAGACTGAAACCCTCAGTAGACTGGAACACTCCATCCTCTGTATGAATATCTGGAACGAACACTGCCACACGTATAatgaaatagcacaagggCAGCGGGGTGACTGAAACAGCTGTACCTAATATTCAAACAAGAACTCCATGACTTTCAACCCCAGTGATTTTGTAGGGTTTGCAATAGCACCTCCTGACTGTCGTGCATTGGTATTGCCATTTTGAAGATAGTAAGGGTGAGATGGTCGGAAATTGTTCAGCTCTGATGATCTACTTGCTGGTGGGGGTAAAGTCATGAATCCCTGATTATTCAATCTTTCATCTAAAGCCTGGCGTTGCATTGGATCCACTGGCTTCACACCAACAATCAGCACTCCAttaatttgcattccattctTGCCAAGAGCCCTCTGAGCATCAGATCGATTCTGCACCGAATATAAAAGCAACCATTGCCAAGTATTGGATTTTAACATCAGCATTTATGATTTCAtcgagaaaataaaaaaaccaataCATTTCCTTTTGATTCAGCTAATCCTCAAAAACTTGCACATACAAGTGTACAACACTGCACAAAATTCAGAAACTACAAAAATGGAATCAACCATTGGGCCAAAAGGGATAACACAAGCCAAGATGTCCAAATCCACACTTCAGAAGCCACTTAACTCAAACAATATAGATCAGATGAAAAGATCACAGCCCAACCATCAAGAAGCAAAAGATCTACCAGGTTTGGGATTCAGCAAAATCCATTAAGATATTTAGCCTGTAAGGATCCAGCTTGAACAAGGAAGGTGATATAGGTTTTATAATTAAACCAATGCATTACAACTCGGAAAGGTTACCAGatcataattatcaaaaacatcactttttttaactaatttttcagtcaactatttttatttaatctccAACTGGATTACCTTTTCTTGTCTTCATTAGGATTACATAACTATTTAGCAAGCAAGGATAGTATGCAATAAATGAACAAAATGATATGAACACAAATCTGCAAAAATGAACCAAAGCACATTAATACTCATCACAAAAGAGCATGAACAGATACGATAGGATAGGATTGGAGAGAAGATTGACCTGATATAGAATGTGCATCCAGTTAGCATCCCTTGGACCAGGAACATGTTTCAATATCACACCACACTTTTCAAACTCTCGCAAAACTAAATTTGTATCAGCAGGTGAAAATCTGGAAAGAAAGCAAATAATAAAGTCATAGATCTTGCATACATATAAGAGCCAGATCACAGCATGAGTATAACCCAAATGTTCAGGTACATTACTTTTTGTTTAACTAAAGCAGACAAAATGGAGAGAAGGATGCAATCACTGAGGAGGGAACAAGTTAAAATCACTGGTGAGTTATCAGAAGGTTACACGTTGCAAATCACTGATGAGTTATCAGAAGGTTACAGATTGCAGATATTGGATCAGACAACGGTAACCACCAGGTGAAAGAAACCAAGAAAGATGTGTTTGTTTTTGCCCATGAACAAATTAGAAAAAACCATACTACCAATTTCTTAAAACGTTTAAGTAAATAAGATCCAAATATTCTGTTTTAACCTGACAAAAACTggtaaaatatgaaatttggAAAGGATAAAAAAGGACCTTAAACACAGAGAAGTGACTGGTGATAtaataaaagcaaaagttCATCCAGCAAAATGAGGCACCCATATCACAGATAAAAGACAACTGATTGCTAAAAGATAGGACAAACATATCAATAAGTAGAACATGAAAGTATGAAGCATACCCATAAACAGTAACCCATTCTTCCTCATCCAAATTTCCTGCAGGTATGGAATTCCTCTGTATTTCTGGCCTAGCAACTTCCCTTGGAGGTGGAAGTGTGATCAAAGCACCAGGCTGAACCACACCCTCAACAGGAGAACCCTTTCCCTTGTCATCCTGCTCACTGCCACTTGCCTTTGTGGGTGACCACCAACTCAAACTCGTTGGGCTCTGCTGATTCTGCTGCCCACTTAGTACAGAAAATGAAGTGCTAGCCTCTGACTTGCTCTTTGCCGGAGTTGAGAAGTCACGTCCAGAAGTTTGGACTGGATTTCTTGGGTCTGACTTGATTTCAGGAGACATAGGATAATCCAATATCCCAGATTCAGGAGAAAAATCTGAACGATCCTCCAGGGTGTACATAGGAGGGGGCGGAAGATCTGAACCTCCAAAATTCTCACGCCATAAAGCTGAGACAGCCGCTGCTTGACCTGGACTAGAGAATTTCCCTCTCCGGGCAGAGACTGGTGATGCCAAGTCTTGGAAAAACAATGATTGTCTCCCTGATTTGGGAGTTCTATGAACCGTGGTGCTCATTTCGTTCCAAAAGATGTGCACTGAATAAAGTGTCCTGTATAGATATCAACTCATTAGCTTTGCTAAAACTTGATGTACCAACTTAACTAACCtataaaacattaaatttcaGTAAGCTCAACTACTTGCAAATTTAAGATATATCAACAGAATattaaacaacaactaatAACTTTATACTTTCTACCACCTTTTGTTgccaagaaaatgaaaagacacaaataaataaatcataataaataaaatataagaaatataCTAGTTAACTAAAGCTTCATTCTTTTTCGCAAAAACAAAAGAGCAAGAAAGAAAACTAAGATTAAAACCGttgttcattttcttttcgGTTGATTTCTGTTAAACGTTGAAAAGAGAATACTAGAACAATCAATAGCTTAAcgtcttttcatttctttaattccTCTTTCTAGGAAACCAAACCGTTTTGCATTTCGGTTCCCTTAGTAAAGCATTCCATTGgcattataaataaataaacaaaattaaacattaaactcagagagagagagagagagagagtaccTTTGAGTTGAGCTCAGTTGGGATTTTCCCTCCAAATTGAAAAGCTGAAGAACGAAGCTCTTCTCAAGAACCGTAAAGGAAAACGTAAACAACAAATTTGGAACCCTAAACCCTGGatccaaatttcaaattttgggttttgatttTGAGTCCGCTTAAACTGACGTAAAATGTCCTTATTTTCTCGGGCATTTAAGGTTGTTTTCGTCATTTAAGATGCTTGTttgttttttccctttttttttaattttcaagataattaattttattttcttttttattatttcaaaaataattttatggaaaaaagaATGTCTAAATTATCTTTCCATTTATTTGAGACTGATTAccataaattcttttccaaaaccaaattaatttcttaacttttttttttttttactttcagCTATTCAATCTCTCACATAAATTACgtaagaaattttattaaaacaaaaaatctacaattgccaaaataaaaaattcatatataataattatcttttaacttttatcaataaagattaattcaatcgattaatttatttgttattcgaatattgataatttttagaggacgaataaaaaattactgtttctttttaatctgattgaaattcatatataattataatagttattgattaattattaattcaatagattaatttatttattttgataataaaaaattctaaatttaaatattgatAGTTTTTGATTGACTAATGAGAAAACCAAACATTTATTAGAACGACAAAAACAGTTTATCAGGTCCAAAAAAACCTCATTAATATGCAGTCCAATAATAGCCCAAGACCATGATAAGCCCATTATTAACAACATAGTCATGCTGATGGTAATATACAAAAGAAAACCAATACAAATAAGAGGCATCCTAAGACCAAGGATCCATCACTAAGAAAGGGGCAGTAACAGGCTCCTTGAGATTGTTTAGAATATTGTTCGTGTCTGGGGATTCCACGTTGTTGCATGAACATTGGCAAGGTCTTTCTGTGATATGAGCCCTTTGGTTGCATTCAACTTCCTTCTCTTTATCTGTCAATTCCACCTCCTTTATTTCAGCAGCTGTTATCAATCCCTGCAACAACCAATTCAACACCATCTTTCACAAATCAACTAAGTCTATAACTTGGTTTAGGTACACATAATAGGGCCTTAATTAGTTTGTCTATTTTCTCAAGCAAACCTCAATGAGTATGGCGGAAGCTTCTCTTGGTTCCAGCTTCTGAGCTACATCAGCAGCCATTTCCTACACAGATGATAATGAAAACAGTGGTCAGGCTAAATTAACTAGATAATTATCTCGCTACTGGTCTCCTTCTTGCTTTCAACTAGaagtatatattaattattattgataAGACTGCATGTACGTATAAAGCAATGTCATTCCATCTTGTTACAAATAAGGTCATCATATATGTGAGGGTGGTAGAGCACAAGCCACCAACAATCAAACTAAAGGTGCCTCTCTTAACACAATTGGAaacttcttttgttttgtaaaCTTTGTTTCACATTTGGCATACTCTTCAGAACATCAGCCTCATCTAGCCTAGCTAACTAAGTCTTTCGTTTTCCTATTAGCTAATTAGGAATTAGTACACATTCATCCTTTGTTAGTTCAGTATTTCCAGTGAATCATGTAATTCTTTTGATGGATTACTCATATGCaagaataattaatttgtatcCAAATCTCTCtatcttcatctttgattCTGTTTTGATCAAAGTATGAACAGTGATGCTGTATTTAAGTAGTGATCACCAATATCATATCTAAGCAGaagtagaaaaaaagaagcaagagTAAGAagatacaaaataaaatggaaagaaatgaaagcagTTAATCAAGATTACCCTGGCATGGTTGAGTTGCCCTTGGTTCAATGTTCTAGGCTCCGTCTCAATGGAGCAACACACATTAGCCATAGAAAGCACAGCAGCAGCAGCCCAATTGCAGTCTTCACCTCATAAATTGAGTAGCAGCCCATTACCAACAACTTGCCACCTCTAATTAATTGCCTTGATGCAAATACTTGCCTATAAATAGCCAAGCATAGCATTAGAGACACCAATTTTCATTGGTTTTTTTGGTTCATTTTTACTGCTGTCACGGACATcgttgaaaattgaaaagaaaaaagcctGAAGCTGGGGTTGCAAACTGATTGTATTTGTGGCGCTCATTCACATCCCGTGGCCTTAAAAGGGGCTTTTGAGTTTTGCTGCGCACGCTTGTTTGTCATTTTCTAGTgaactttttgtttgtttttcacGAGGTCAATGTCATCATCCagcttcattttcattttcaa
It includes:
- the LOC18595999 gene encoding uncharacterized protein LOC18595999; the protein is MANVCCSIETEPRTLNQGQLNHAREMAADVAQKLEPREASAILIEGLITAAEIKEVELTDKEKEVECNQRAHITERPCQCSCNNVESPDTNNILNNLKEPVTAPFLVMDPWS
- the LOC18595998 gene encoding nuclear pore complex protein NUP35 yields the protein MSTTVHRTPKSGRQSLFFQDLASPVSARRGKFSSPGQAAAVSALWRENFGGSDLPPPPMYTLEDRSDFSPESGILDYPMSPEIKSDPRNPVQTSGRDFSTPAKSKSEASTSFSVLSGQQNQQSPTSLSWWSPTKASGSEQDDKGKGSPVEGVVQPGALITLPPPREVARPEIQRNSIPAGNLDEEEWVTVYGFSPADTNLVLREFEKCGVILKHVPGPRDANWMHILYQNRSDAQRALGKNGMQINGVLIVGVKPVDPMQRQALDERLNNQGFMTLPPPASRSSELNNFRPSHPYYLQNGNTNARQSGGAIANPTKSLGLKVMEFLFEY